One window of the Trifolium pratense cultivar HEN17-A07 linkage group LG2, ARS_RC_1.1, whole genome shotgun sequence genome contains the following:
- the LOC123904700 gene encoding uncharacterized protein LOC123904700, whose translation MVEGPSGTHPASVAEKPSSPQPVETAVFTETSSPPKALGSPHHAFEDDTLKPSNEEDQLDQGLPQQSPLTDPAQVLAENDPPTNFQVDPAANLSNEQRPTVDGEHSTTNQPQPSGSNHESSSPSADLFDSDDGNSCIGDSLGEEGTSVSKPPPTVVLPAELAKELRDLTPADALNKLLSSHGASSSAVGNTEDKEDALAQEQFEHEIRFRREILNGDMLGLLEHDSSIYYNIKALFRKLQNPRTDEAMFLLVTQAETFLEQFVSQSQLLTRTSSLLTSLLATQQHHFEQANNCNAEVTTIKAASDEALEQLVACENNIAQWQSEIEALKEKVRQEEAKMEKLAAVAIEAQKVKLDELAREGIQHYSDGLAVQKRVEHLASDKNMLQRKLVSIRTQYYQFQAANRKPPSPSQQQP comes from the coding sequence ATGGTCGAAGGACCAAGTGGTACGCATCCTGCAAGTGTGGCAGAAAAACCTTCATCTCCTCAGCCTGTCGAAACGGCCGTCTTTACTGAAACCTCATCACCACCCAAAGCTCTTGGCTCGCCTCACCACGCTTTCGAAGATGATACCCTTAAGCCTAGCAATGAAGAAGACCAACTTGATCAAGGCCTACCGCAACAAAGTCCTTTGACGGACCCTGCCCAAGTATTAGCTGAAAATGATCCTCCAACCAATTTTCAAGTTGACCCTGCTGCCAACCTTTCCAATGAACAAAGGCCAACTGTTGATGGCGAACATTCCACTACCAATCAACCACAACCAAGTGGGTCAAACCATGAGTCCAGTTCACCCAGTGCTGACCTTTTCGACTCTGATGATGGGAACTCCTGCATTGGTGATTCACTTGGTGAAGAGGGAACCTCTGTGTCGAAACCTCCTCCTACTGTTGTCTTACCGGCTGAACTTGCCAAAGAGCTAAGAGATTTAACCCCGGCAGATGCACTCAACAAGCTTTTATCAAGTCATGGCGCCTCTAGCTCTGCTGTTGGGAACACGGAAGACAAGGAAGATGCACTTGCGCAAGAACAGTTTGAGCACGAAATCAGATTTAGGCGAGAGATCCTTAATGGGGATATGCTGGGCCTGCTTGAACATGATTCTTCTATATACTACAATATCAAAGCCCTGTTTCGCAAGCTGCAGAACCCAAGGACTGACGAAGCCATGTTCCTTTTAGTGACTCAGGCTGAAACCTTTTTAGAACAATTCGTTAGTCAGTCTCAGCTCCTAACCAGGACTAGCAGCCTTTTGACATCTCTGCTTGCAACCCAGCAGCACCATTTCGAGCAAGCTAATAATTGCAATGCAGAAGTCACAACTATCAAAGCTGCCTCTGATGAAGCTCTTGAGCAGCTTGTGGCTTGTGAGAATAATATTGCTCAATGGCAATCTGAAATCGAAGCGCTGAAGGAAAAGGTTCGACAGGAAGAGGCTAAGATGGAAAAGCTAGCTGCAGTAGCTATCGAAGCACAAAAGGTCAAGCTTGATGAACTAGCACGTGAAGGCATCCAACATTACAGTGATGGCCTAGCTGTCCAGAAACGAGTTGAGCACCTTGCTAGTGATAAAAACATGCTACAGCGTAAACTGGTGTCTATTCGAACTCAGTATTACCAATTCCAAGCAGCCAATCGAAAGCCTCCTTCACCATCTCAACAACAACcttga
- the LOC123904699 gene encoding uncharacterized protein LOC123904699, translated as MSDTLAMEKKAQALEDFWHAFCEGECIQFLLEVIPLSRFAAETLDAVAICLASILILFGLICIAYSFYSRFCINLKYFSGPWIIRITFILFVIWWSLGEIVRLTLLRRTLHNLKWKETVCKCYIVSNIGFAEPCLILTLVFLLRAPMQKLDTGIMSKKWNARTFGYIILYCLPMFLLQVFVILAESHFWKKVPHYFTSIIIIDDPSLVAPVENDDIVVCTYPLRSIVILGFFTVILTSYILLIGIRILKLVINKGLKKRVSALLFSVLCFLPLRVLFLGLSILFKPGHFMFEAFVFLAFLAHVCCSGLCIYTLVYRPIADCLAMGNLQYLEAQTRRFNDDDDDDNTLTYRYKKMA; from the exons ATGAGTGATACATTAGCTATGGAAAAAAAGGCACAAGCCCTAGAGGATTTTTGGCATGCATTCTGTGAGGGAGAATGCATCCAATTTTTACTTGAGGTAATTCCCTTATCTAGATTTGCAGCTGAAACATTGGATGCGGTGGCAATTTGTTTAGCATCCATCTTGATTCTGTTTGGGTTGATTTGCATTGCTTACTCATTCTACTCCCGCTTTTGTATTAATCTCAAATATTTTAGTGGCCCATGGATTATTAGAATTACATTCATCCTATTTGTGATTTGGTGGAGTTTAGGTGAGATTGTTCGATTAACTTTGTTAAGACGCACCCTTCATAACTTAAAATGGAAGGAAACTGTTTGCAAATGTTACATTGTGTCGAACATCGGATTTGCAGAACCTTGCCTCATCCTCACACTTGTGTTTCTCCTACGTGCACCCATGCAGAAGTTGGATACTGGAATTATGAGCAAAAAATGGAATGCAAGAACTTTTGGTTATATTATTCTTTATTGTCTTCCAATGTTTCTTCTTCaagtttttgttattttagcgGAATCTCATTTCTGGAAGAAGGTACCTCATTATTTTACaagtataataataattgatgaTCCCTCTTTAGTGGCGCCCGTGGAAAATGATGATATCGTCGTTTGTACTTACCCTTTGCGTAGTATTGTTATCCTCGGCTTTTTTACCGTTATCTTGACTTCCTACATTCTTTTGATTGGTATCCGAATATTGAAATTAGTCATCAACAAAGGTTTAAAAAAAAGGGTTTCCGCTCTACTATTCTCTGTTTTGTGTTTCCTTCCATTAAGGGTTCTTTTTCTtggtttatctattttatttaaaCCTGGCCATTTTATGTTTGAAGCCTTTGTTTTCTTGGCTTTTCTTGCACATGTATGTTGTTCTGGGTTGTGCATATACACACTTGTGTACCGTCCAATTGCAGATTGTTTAGCAATGGGAAATCTACAATACTTGGAAGCTCAAACTAGGAGgtttaatgatgatgatgatgatgat AACACTCTTACTTACCGTTACAAAAAAATGGCTTAA